From a single Pirellulaceae bacterium genomic region:
- a CDS encoding serine/threonine protein kinase, which translates to MQAIACPNESVLSDLMAGRIDELSENSLVQHIQDCDQCRGRAQRLEQQPSDYVLQLLHVKDGDSAYFGEPDCRWSTTRALAVIAGGAGDETQADQFELPLQLGDYRILEPVAQGGMGMVYRAQHLRLGRDVAVKIISGRRLADRRAVQRFEAEMRTLGQLSHPNIVAALDARELAGQPVLVMEYVDGMDLSSIAQRLGPLPPEVVAAIGGAVAAALDYANRNGLIHRDVKPSNVMINSSGQVKLLDLGLARLQTSATGDTSGTITGLTLGTADYMSPEQIHDARSVDARADLYSLGCTLYKLLTGAVPYSGPRFATNFAKLQGHVSDQPIRVPQQYRQGSQPLVELIERLTAKQRESRPDSTQQVSEQLAALGQDANLAQLVSLALKAPELSQPIALSDNAPSPAMQSGSSRRSRIPPWLRWTLATSFFPIGLALGIWLTVKKSDGTLARIQLPAGAAANVDPHGNVELNLGDSKQQGPQLPEARLTPGSELPKFWSGQPAQATRHLGMSMEMQTVPKTEGGIDDRELESLMQQPPENAATYRGYTYEQWQALMSRESEVETASVAIRALIALAQSTEQQREVFDQIIRKSRKWGSIIIGGTSHEAIWMSTFLAEATKLPPAVLIATVAEELENCNKQSYMACYWTVMGIVDPSSFSNIAEFGEQRQRFQPDELPRDLVVKLLSNLESAGAKLTIEEQWKYSFSRYAMRLAGAIQLPYSDMPKASQDRSKRSWERLAGTPLDQIYRHSYPSNPPYSKGDLESYLLPTAWDWRPYWSSLPPDQRQPLRVLHQIFQDQVLREPELNLQETLAALTVVSEDEKQKIKLFLTQRLADSDFDHHHDVRRIIWPEVLKWCVQTGIMDNEMADRTQQIIAQTNSSIAEIVGNERYAQINPRSAYAIPAMSRGSMGTYSGGMGAFDADVPELVKHYSAIEQMLERWTLHLSNLFELPEDVRVFKYRLPSRLADFEAQSIATGLSMGGLDGGMGSSRN; encoded by the coding sequence ATGCAAGCAATAGCTTGTCCGAACGAATCGGTGCTGAGCGACTTGATGGCTGGCAGAATCGACGAGCTGAGCGAAAACTCGCTCGTCCAGCATATTCAGGACTGCGATCAGTGTCGTGGGCGCGCCCAGCGGCTAGAGCAGCAGCCATCTGATTATGTCCTGCAACTGCTGCACGTCAAAGATGGTGACAGCGCGTACTTTGGTGAGCCTGATTGTCGTTGGTCTACCACTCGCGCTCTGGCGGTGATTGCGGGCGGAGCCGGCGATGAGACACAGGCTGACCAGTTCGAGCTGCCCTTGCAGCTGGGTGACTATCGCATTCTGGAACCGGTCGCGCAGGGTGGCATGGGCATGGTCTATCGGGCGCAACATCTGCGGCTCGGGCGCGATGTGGCGGTGAAAATTATCTCTGGCAGACGCTTGGCGGACAGGCGTGCGGTGCAGCGGTTTGAAGCCGAGATGCGTACGCTGGGGCAGCTCAGCCATCCGAACATTGTGGCGGCGCTGGATGCGCGCGAGTTGGCTGGTCAGCCGGTGTTGGTAATGGAGTACGTTGATGGCATGGACCTGAGCAGCATCGCTCAGCGCCTAGGGCCGTTGCCGCCGGAGGTGGTGGCGGCGATTGGAGGTGCAGTGGCCGCAGCTCTGGACTATGCCAATCGCAACGGGCTGATTCATCGCGATGTAAAACCATCCAACGTAATGATCAATTCGTCTGGGCAGGTCAAGCTGTTGGACTTGGGCCTCGCACGCTTGCAAACCTCAGCGACGGGTGACACCAGCGGCACGATTACCGGATTGACTCTGGGCACTGCCGACTACATGTCGCCAGAGCAGATTCACGATGCTCGTAGCGTCGACGCACGGGCAGATTTATATTCGCTCGGCTGCACGCTGTACAAATTACTGACCGGTGCGGTGCCCTACAGTGGTCCGCGTTTTGCGACTAACTTTGCCAAGCTGCAAGGACATGTTTCCGACCAGCCAATTCGCGTGCCGCAGCAGTACCGACAGGGCAGTCAACCACTGGTCGAATTGATTGAAAGGTTGACCGCCAAGCAGCGCGAAAGTCGCCCTGATTCCACTCAGCAGGTATCTGAGCAGCTTGCCGCGCTCGGCCAGGATGCCAACCTAGCACAGTTGGTCAGCTTGGCTCTGAAAGCCCCCGAATTGTCTCAGCCCATAGCGTTATCTGACAACGCTCCATCACCGGCAATGCAATCGGGCAGCTCGCGCCGCAGCCGAATTCCACCCTGGCTTCGTTGGACGCTGGCTACCAGTTTCTTTCCCATCGGCCTAGCACTGGGTATTTGGTTGACCGTCAAGAAATCTGACGGCACGCTTGCGAGAATTCAGTTACCCGCCGGAGCTGCAGCCAACGTTGACCCGCATGGAAATGTGGAGTTGAATCTTGGCGATTCAAAACAACAAGGTCCGCAGTTGCCAGAAGCTAGGCTTACTCCCGGTTCAGAATTGCCGAAATTTTGGTCCGGCCAACCAGCGCAAGCAACGCGTCATTTGGGTATGAGCATGGAGATGCAAACCGTGCCCAAGACCGAGGGGGGCATCGACGATCGAGAATTAGAATCGCTGATGCAGCAACCACCCGAAAACGCGGCCACCTATCGCGGCTACACCTACGAGCAGTGGCAGGCGCTGATGAGTCGCGAGAGCGAGGTTGAAACCGCTAGCGTCGCAATCCGCGCACTTATTGCACTCGCTCAATCGACTGAGCAACAGCGTGAAGTCTTCGATCAGATCATTCGCAAGTCCCGCAAATGGGGAAGCATCATAATCGGTGGCACCTCGCATGAGGCTATCTGGATGAGCACGTTCTTGGCAGAGGCGACGAAGTTGCCTCCAGCGGTTCTAATTGCTACGGTGGCTGAGGAATTAGAGAACTGCAACAAGCAAAGCTACATGGCCTGCTACTGGACAGTCATGGGGATAGTAGACCCTAGTTCATTCTCCAATATTGCTGAGTTCGGAGAGCAACGGCAAAGGTTCCAGCCAGATGAATTACCAAGAGACTTGGTAGTAAAACTACTATCGAATTTGGAATCAGCCGGTGCCAAGCTAACAATCGAAGAGCAATGGAAATACAGTTTTAGCCGTTACGCAATGCGACTTGCCGGAGCGATTCAACTGCCCTACTCAGATATGCCAAAGGCATCTCAGGACCGATCCAAGCGAAGCTGGGAGAGGCTGGCAGGCACTCCACTAGATCAGATTTATCGGCATAGCTACCCGTCGAATCCGCCGTATTCCAAAGGAGACCTCGAATCTTATTTGCTGCCTACCGCCTGGGATTGGCGGCCTTATTGGTCGAGCTTGCCACCGGACCAGCGACAGCCACTGCGAGTGCTACATCAAATCTTTCAGGATCAGGTGTTGCGGGAGCCTGAACTCAACCTGCAAGAGACGCTGGCTGCTTTGACGGTAGTTAGTGAAGACGAAAAGCAGAAGATCAAGCTATTCTTGACACAGCGACTGGCCGATTCCGATTTCGATCATCACCACGATGTTAGGCGGATCATCTGGCCAGAGGTTCTCAAGTGGTGTGTTCAAACGGGGATCATGGACAATGAAATGGCTGACCGTACGCAGCAGATCATCGCCCAGACGAACTCAAGCATCGCTGAAATCGTTGGAAATGAGCGATATGCGCAGATCAATCCACGTTCTGCATATGCGATACCTGCTATGTCTAGGGGTAGCATGGGCACTTACTCGGGTGGAATGGGTGCCTTCGATGCGGATGTGCCCGAACTCGTGAAACACTACTCAGCCATCGAGCAAATGTTGGAGCGATGGACGTTACATTTGTCCAACCTGTTCGAGCTGCCAGAGGACGTTCGTGTATTTAAGTATCGCCTGCCATCTCGGCTTGCGGACTTCGAAGCGCAGTCCATCGCGACAGGTCTGAGCATGGGCGGCCTGGACGGAGGCATGGGTAGCAGTCGAAACTAA
- a CDS encoding sigma-70 family RNA polymerase sigma factor, protein MTQSPSLSSQFLLRLCEMQASAWSRLVESFSPIVYAWCRRAGLPGHDAADVVQDVFATVARKIHQFDHQRPGASFSAWLATITRTRLADFFRRRTGQPQATGGSDALAWLQAVPDLEHDEDSRSQFQAKLIGRVLEMVEEEFEPRTWQAFRMTAIENRSAAEVAQQLSISIASVYQARCRVLRRLKQRLGELPQ, encoded by the coding sequence ATGACCCAGTCGCCCAGTTTGTCGTCGCAGTTTTTGTTGCGACTCTGCGAAATGCAAGCGTCGGCCTGGAGTCGATTGGTTGAGTCGTTTTCGCCGATAGTTTATGCTTGGTGTCGCCGTGCGGGGTTGCCAGGACATGATGCGGCGGATGTGGTTCAAGATGTGTTTGCAACTGTAGCGCGTAAGATTCATCAGTTCGATCACCAGCGGCCTGGAGCCAGTTTTAGCGCTTGGCTGGCGACGATTACCCGTACACGCTTGGCCGATTTCTTCCGCCGACGGACAGGGCAGCCTCAGGCTACTGGTGGTTCTGACGCGCTGGCTTGGCTGCAAGCCGTTCCAGACCTTGAGCACGATGAGGATTCTCGCAGTCAATTTCAAGCTAAACTGATCGGGCGAGTTTTAGAGATGGTCGAGGAGGAATTTGAACCGCGCACCTGGCAAGCGTTTCGAATGACCGCGATCGAAAATCGCTCGGCGGCCGAGGTAGCTCAGCAGCTTTCCATCAGCATCGCCTCGGTCTATCAAGCCCGCTGTCGTGTTCTACGCCGGCTCAAGCAACGGCTCGGCGAATTGCCGCAGTAG
- a CDS encoding sigma-70 family RNA polymerase sigma factor produces the protein MTQFESQHQTAGEAESKLCESWSIGPLRPWLHELAQRELPVALRGRVDASDIVQQAMLDAWRGSTGFRGTSQAERLAWLRMIVRRAVLQQIRRSYGTLKRDQRCEHLQTDLDLTDSRIAQLASGSTASPAEQVAANEDALQLAAAIKQLTPQQQLLIRLRHFEQLSHDQIAQRLNASPAAMRMQWIRTLKKLHELLAPHLA, from the coding sequence ATGACGCAATTCGAATCGCAACATCAAACTGCTGGCGAGGCGGAATCAAAGCTCTGCGAAAGCTGGTCGATTGGACCGCTACGTCCGTGGCTGCATGAGCTGGCGCAGCGCGAGCTACCGGTCGCACTGCGTGGTCGCGTTGACGCCTCGGACATTGTCCAGCAAGCGATGTTGGACGCTTGGCGAGGTTCCACTGGTTTTCGAGGTACTAGTCAAGCCGAACGACTGGCTTGGCTGCGGATGATTGTGCGCCGCGCGGTTTTGCAACAAATCCGCCGTTCGTATGGGACCCTCAAGCGAGATCAACGCTGTGAACATCTGCAGACCGACTTAGATCTGACCGATTCACGTATCGCACAGCTGGCCAGTGGTTCCACGGCATCTCCTGCTGAACAAGTCGCCGCTAACGAAGACGCCCTGCAACTAGCCGCTGCCATCAAACAATTGACTCCGCAGCAACAACTGCTGATTCGCCTGCGACACTTCGAGCAATTGTCCCACGATCAGATCGCTCAGCGACTGAACGCTTCTCCAGCAGCCATGCGCATGCAGTGGATTCGCACGTTGAAAAAGCTGCACGAGCTGCTCGCGCCACACTTGGCATGA
- a CDS encoding serine/threonine protein kinase, whose amino-acid sequence MTAQDDRPHDSTGEDGAQDGGLAELLEHWEAEVRLGKSPELLPLAKGDEALVGQLKPLVSVLQCLHASGLHEVHPLNEEHEQAVSHSSSNPAPLKGRLVTADAHSQELESSEHEINVPGYQILGQLGRGGMGVVYEARQLSLNRIVAIKVLPRATFDPAIASRFAREAETVASLQHPQIVPIYESGQTQGLHWFAMQKIDGQPLSEVIGDHPRGLPWKRVVEIGIQICTALSYAHSCGVVHRDIKPGNLLQDSSGLIWLADFGLAYRTLDATLTLSQAMLGTPRYMSPEQIRAAQLPPEVAWSNQLTVTIGDARGPEQFRSKPANHSAAVDHRTDIYSLGTTLFELATGQSVFEASSPLELLSAIQSDEPRDPVGLSPDIPKSLAIVILKCLEKSPRDRYATAIDLLDDLTALRDDRPISAQRMSVWTVLKRRLIRHSNRIWIATVAAAVATVGLLGSVAMYRNYADRLMARWKLTSSGGPYVISLANASGPPGSQRQIESVTLPMQQPQQIRTGSYDIQIAQPGRFSQPATMHLLPGQSMVMHYLDGYPGPPEIDIEGQLVTEVRCVENPNDCTLVTIDQQQLTAYGPAGKLLFQLSTTFSPSVPDDNEESSEAQVPRVASTEQLMQSIDFGFHRNDLWDQYWAVQPNVAMPARVLSPSTDLDGSGHVDMVLSARWKPVIAAIDHQGNMLWHVRLPVEIPEEAQPIQHWRPMELSAVSQMRLADDITGDGVAEIVVVTQREMDVAKKGSQVFSQMSVVDGRTGQVIWTQSIAPIVTELASRWPRAGLLPRPALMQQIAREMFMIQPYRPIRQTPKTGLQSIRSNLPAMLAILPPIHFMDRQGQSNVAVWHPQTGLMFFDLASGNQADPVPLQEIDVQDESLISTHAKKSLSTLHPPMADLVREVRLGKDRSKGLLFVGRLDVDAPVTADFQDDDLVLYDVDQQSVMWHDRQPMLYSQSLYGTEQSDFPLVADLDHDGIDEIYFSRVHDSSQSVPYQSIQVRDAVAGKLLWNKPARLSSFEVVPQRACVVPDINGDAVDELAVVTLCDLDGLSNRQMVWAIKSMDKPQMLYLMIDVLCGRTGRRLKLLSHPVANIPHYLEQVSYEIVGCRILGSQYLEVSLVWWNLRSDRMQSSSGDPSRLLSSASLRFDLKHDELPRVAPGLTMLTRQANAQGGYYVQRSGIEREQASKIVWQTIEAPSRLTLNQQLLGTWTSDSGQLCALVNDSDHLRIAAINVEAKQVIWEHPLSSEWGTAGFVRLGQQALAYCRSPYSSVRDSMKWFDVQTGRRRDDFSGVQLADRIIATQTCADGSGDVFVLGPRNDPIDLRWAPLRNQTIGVWRLNSTSGTVRWQKDVETDRKLRYGIGDRGTQPSIVVMDCDGDGFDDCIVTASHKVDQAKGLVALSGNEGSELWRRSLSHRYSLQGEPISELWMSGLLNADGTNSLIVMEPDVGTKYDRGVRLSLIDPKTGDERSQHLFRNAKFSHMAGLNRPYQSLERTHSDGRQVESQLSLAVPEEASASTKILNFVELRVDESELVQTTTSVQTDSNYRQILAAATVQLPNGDLRRLVCEKSSLAGYDRNGQLLWQQMYEEASAPLRAQLIATDDPRYWLLSCVGSLLSRSLFDITDGRLVWSESHLTAAGYQLDTRWETQWARHGDGFAVNYDTPEGIKTKFIDQLFPAGPEDGTQTTSVAASVVFPVVSDPRIWLYSSIDSGEKRTFQDWLVDRFFHVLCGFFGAILPGYMFVYAWRRRQFSLKWLLISPAVIMMALMAWKGLWMEHAVLWNNPRFSLTVLSAIDGVLWFYAVPAFFLGMRSRRFWWALIALFGCAGLMLLLVWQGPHVSHFLQSVSTPNQVTGYYRQVSSLHDATWLLVTIGTMQAPLWLAAYGYTVGWLSRSKTKSWKAAER is encoded by the coding sequence ATGACAGCACAAGACGACAGACCACACGACTCTACAGGCGAAGATGGCGCTCAAGATGGAGGACTGGCCGAATTATTGGAGCACTGGGAAGCCGAGGTTAGGCTCGGAAAATCGCCCGAACTATTACCATTAGCCAAAGGCGACGAGGCTTTGGTCGGACAGCTCAAGCCGTTAGTGAGCGTGCTGCAATGCCTTCACGCCAGTGGACTCCACGAAGTACATCCGCTGAACGAGGAGCATGAACAAGCGGTCAGTCACTCTAGTTCCAATCCGGCGCCACTCAAGGGCCGACTCGTTACTGCCGATGCGCATTCACAGGAGTTGGAATCGTCGGAGCATGAGATCAACGTCCCCGGCTATCAGATACTCGGACAATTAGGGCGAGGCGGCATGGGGGTAGTCTACGAAGCTCGGCAGCTTTCGCTCAACCGAATTGTGGCTATCAAAGTTTTGCCGCGAGCCACGTTCGACCCGGCAATCGCTAGTCGCTTTGCTCGCGAAGCGGAAACGGTCGCTTCATTGCAGCATCCGCAAATCGTTCCTATCTACGAATCAGGGCAGACGCAAGGATTGCATTGGTTTGCCATGCAGAAAATCGATGGCCAACCACTATCTGAAGTAATTGGTGATCATCCGCGTGGGTTACCCTGGAAGCGTGTGGTGGAAATAGGGATTCAAATTTGCACTGCGCTCAGCTATGCGCACTCATGTGGCGTGGTGCATCGCGATATCAAGCCTGGAAATTTGTTGCAAGATTCCAGTGGCTTGATCTGGTTGGCCGACTTTGGGTTGGCCTATCGAACCCTAGACGCTACGCTCACGTTATCCCAGGCCATGTTGGGTACGCCACGTTACATGAGCCCCGAACAGATTCGCGCCGCACAGCTTCCGCCGGAAGTCGCTTGGTCGAACCAGCTGACTGTGACCATTGGAGATGCTCGGGGTCCGGAGCAATTTCGGTCCAAGCCAGCGAATCATTCGGCCGCGGTCGATCATCGAACGGATATCTATTCTTTAGGAACTACACTGTTTGAACTGGCCACCGGGCAGTCCGTCTTTGAGGCAAGTTCTCCGCTGGAACTGTTGAGCGCTATCCAGTCGGATGAACCAAGAGACCCTGTTGGGTTGTCGCCCGATATTCCAAAATCGCTGGCCATCGTGATCTTGAAATGTCTAGAAAAATCGCCGCGCGATCGGTACGCGACGGCCATCGACTTGTTAGACGATCTGACAGCACTTCGCGATGATCGCCCCATTTCCGCACAACGTATGTCGGTGTGGACGGTACTAAAGCGTCGCCTGATTCGTCATTCCAATCGCATTTGGATTGCCACAGTCGCCGCTGCTGTGGCAACAGTCGGATTGTTGGGATCGGTCGCCATGTACCGGAATTATGCCGACCGCCTAATGGCGCGATGGAAATTGACTTCATCAGGGGGGCCCTACGTCATCTCATTGGCTAATGCCAGCGGCCCGCCTGGCTCGCAGCGGCAGATAGAATCTGTCACGCTGCCAATGCAGCAGCCACAGCAAATTCGCACGGGTTCCTACGATATACAGATAGCTCAGCCTGGCAGATTCAGTCAGCCGGCAACCATGCATCTATTGCCGGGACAGTCCATGGTCATGCACTACCTGGATGGGTATCCAGGTCCACCGGAGATCGACATCGAGGGTCAGCTCGTTACGGAGGTCCGTTGCGTGGAAAACCCCAATGACTGCACGTTAGTTACCATCGATCAGCAACAGTTGACGGCCTATGGTCCTGCAGGCAAGTTGCTGTTCCAGTTGTCGACTACCTTCAGCCCATCAGTACCTGACGACAATGAAGAATCGAGCGAGGCCCAAGTTCCAAGGGTCGCTTCCACCGAGCAGCTTATGCAGTCGATCGACTTTGGGTTTCATCGAAACGATCTTTGGGATCAGTACTGGGCGGTGCAACCCAACGTCGCAATGCCAGCGCGCGTTTTGTCGCCGTCAACGGATTTAGACGGCAGTGGTCATGTAGACATGGTCCTGTCTGCCAGATGGAAGCCGGTGATCGCTGCTATAGACCATCAGGGGAATATGTTGTGGCACGTGCGCTTGCCAGTGGAAATACCTGAGGAGGCACAACCGATTCAACATTGGAGACCAATGGAACTGAGTGCGGTTAGCCAAATGCGATTGGCGGACGACATCACCGGTGACGGCGTCGCAGAGATCGTCGTGGTGACCCAACGAGAGATGGATGTGGCAAAAAAGGGCTCGCAGGTCTTCTCCCAGATGAGTGTCGTCGACGGCAGAACGGGCCAAGTGATTTGGACACAGTCGATAGCCCCTATTGTTACCGAATTGGCATCCCGTTGGCCACGCGCCGGGTTGCTTCCCAGGCCAGCGCTAATGCAGCAGATTGCCAGAGAAATGTTCATGATTCAACCGTACCGGCCGATTCGTCAAACGCCTAAAACAGGGCTACAGTCGATCCGCTCCAATTTGCCGGCTATGTTGGCAATCTTGCCGCCGATTCACTTCATGGATCGTCAAGGGCAATCGAATGTCGCAGTTTGGCACCCGCAAACGGGACTTATGTTTTTCGATCTGGCCAGTGGTAATCAGGCAGACCCAGTCCCTCTGCAAGAGATTGACGTTCAAGATGAATCGCTGATTTCCACTCACGCCAAAAAGTCCCTGTCTACACTGCATCCACCGATGGCTGACTTGGTGCGCGAAGTGCGACTTGGCAAGGATCGTAGCAAGGGATTGCTATTTGTTGGGCGACTGGACGTGGACGCTCCAGTAACTGCAGATTTCCAGGACGACGATTTGGTGCTGTACGATGTCGATCAGCAGTCGGTGATGTGGCATGACAGGCAGCCCATGCTGTATTCGCAGTCATTATACGGAACTGAGCAGAGCGATTTTCCGCTGGTCGCTGACTTGGATCACGACGGCATCGACGAAATCTACTTTTCGAGGGTTCATGATTCAAGCCAGTCCGTGCCCTATCAATCGATTCAGGTCAGAGATGCAGTCGCCGGAAAGCTCCTCTGGAACAAGCCGGCTCGACTGTCATCCTTTGAAGTGGTCCCGCAACGGGCTTGTGTAGTCCCCGATATTAACGGTGACGCAGTCGACGAATTGGCCGTAGTTACGCTGTGCGATCTGGATGGTCTGTCGAATCGGCAGATGGTGTGGGCTATAAAGTCTATGGACAAACCACAGATGTTGTATCTGATGATAGACGTACTTTGTGGGCGTACAGGACGGCGATTAAAACTGCTTAGTCACCCGGTTGCCAACATTCCGCATTATTTGGAACAGGTCAGTTACGAGATTGTCGGCTGTCGCATTTTGGGCTCGCAGTACCTGGAAGTATCGCTGGTGTGGTGGAATCTGCGCAGTGACAGGATGCAGTCATCTTCTGGCGATCCGTCCAGATTGCTGAGTAGCGCTAGCTTGCGGTTTGACTTAAAACATGACGAGCTGCCACGAGTCGCCCCAGGTTTGACCATGTTGACCAGACAAGCTAATGCCCAGGGTGGCTACTATGTCCAGCGGTCCGGAATCGAGCGGGAGCAGGCCAGCAAAATAGTTTGGCAAACCATCGAAGCGCCGTCGCGGCTTACGCTCAACCAACAACTACTCGGCACATGGACCTCAGACAGCGGTCAGCTCTGCGCACTGGTTAACGACAGTGACCACCTGAGAATTGCGGCGATCAATGTGGAAGCCAAGCAAGTCATCTGGGAACATCCGTTGTCTAGTGAATGGGGGACGGCTGGCTTTGTTCGCCTAGGTCAGCAGGCGCTAGCCTATTGCCGATCGCCATACAGTTCGGTGCGAGATTCTATGAAATGGTTCGACGTCCAAACCGGCAGAAGACGGGACGACTTTTCTGGGGTTCAGTTGGCCGATCGGATTATAGCCACTCAAACGTGTGCGGATGGCTCTGGTGATGTGTTCGTACTGGGGCCAAGAAACGATCCCATTGACCTTCGATGGGCTCCTTTGCGCAATCAAACGATTGGTGTGTGGCGATTGAATTCAACGAGTGGTACGGTGCGCTGGCAGAAGGACGTTGAAACCGATCGGAAGCTCCGATACGGAATTGGCGATCGTGGTACTCAGCCGTCGATCGTGGTCATGGATTGCGATGGTGATGGCTTCGATGATTGCATCGTAACCGCCAGCCATAAAGTGGATCAGGCGAAAGGGCTAGTTGCATTGTCGGGCAACGAAGGTAGTGAACTTTGGAGACGATCACTGTCGCATCGTTACAGTCTACAAGGCGAGCCTATAAGTGAGCTGTGGATGAGCGGCCTATTGAATGCCGATGGTACCAACAGCCTGATCGTGATGGAACCCGATGTTGGCACCAAGTATGACCGTGGTGTGCGCTTGAGTTTGATTGATCCTAAGACAGGTGATGAGCGCAGCCAGCACCTCTTCCGAAACGCAAAGTTCAGTCACATGGCAGGACTGAATCGCCCCTATCAAAGTTTGGAGCGAACCCATAGTGACGGTCGCCAAGTAGAATCGCAACTATCATTGGCAGTTCCCGAAGAAGCATCGGCAAGTACTAAAATTCTGAATTTTGTCGAGCTTCGAGTGGATGAATCAGAGCTTGTACAGACCACAACCAGCGTGCAGACTGATAGCAACTACCGACAAATCTTGGCGGCCGCCACCGTCCAATTGCCTAACGGCGACTTGCGGCGACTGGTCTGCGAAAAAAGCTCGCTAGCTGGCTACGATCGCAATGGACAGTTGCTATGGCAGCAGATGTACGAGGAAGCATCAGCGCCACTAAGGGCGCAGTTGATCGCAACCGACGATCCACGCTATTGGTTGCTATCGTGCGTTGGGTCGCTGCTCAGCCGATCGTTATTTGACATTACCGATGGGCGATTGGTTTGGTCCGAATCCCACCTGACTGCCGCCGGTTATCAGTTAGACACTCGCTGGGAGACGCAGTGGGCGCGCCACGGTGATGGATTCGCCGTCAACTATGACACCCCAGAAGGCATCAAAACGAAGTTCATCGACCAGTTGTTTCCGGCGGGACCTGAGGATGGCACCCAAACCACCTCGGTCGCAGCCAGTGTAGTGTTTCCAGTCGTAAGCGATCCCAGAATTTGGCTGTACAGCTCGATAGATTCCGGGGAAAAGCGAACTTTTCAAGATTGGTTGGTCGATCGGTTTTTCCATGTGCTGTGTGGATTCTTTGGAGCCATCTTGCCAGGATACATGTTTGTATACGCTTGGCGGCGAAGGCAGTTTTCTCTCAAGTGGTTATTGATCTCGCCAGCCGTAATCATGATGGCCTTGATGGCATGGAAAGGTTTGTGGATGGAGCATGCTGTACTTTGGAACAATCCAAGATTTTCCCTTACAGTTTTGTCGGCAATTGACGGAGTGCTCTGGTTTTACGCCGTCCCAGCATTCTTTCTTGGGATGCGCTCCCGGCGATTTTGGTGGGCGTTGATCGCACTGTTTGGTTGTGCTGGGTTAATGCTCTTGTTGGTTTGGCAGGGTCCCCACGTTTCGCACTTTCTGCAGTCAGTTTCAACACCGAATCAAGTTACCGGTTACTATCGCCAAGTCTCCAGTCTGCACGATGCGACATGGCTTTTAGTTACAATTGGAACCATGCAAGCTCCGCTGTGGCTAGCAGCCTATGGGTACACGGTCGGCTGGTTGTCGCGATCGAAAACGAAGAGCTGGAAAGCGGCTGAGCGATGA